Proteins encoded in a region of the Piliocolobus tephrosceles isolate RC106 chromosome 18, ASM277652v3, whole genome shotgun sequence genome:
- the MPPE1 gene encoding metallophosphoesterase 1 isoform X6 gives MAMIELGFGRQSFHPLKRKSLLLLKLIAVVFAVLLFCEFLIYYLAIFQCNWPEVNTTAYDGEQATREPVLRAMFLADTHLLGEFLGHWLDKLRREWQMERAFQTALWLLQPEVVFILGDVFDEGKWSTPEAWADDVQRFQKMFRHPSHVQLKVVAGNHDIGFHYEMNTYKVERFEKVFSSERLFSWKGINFVMVNSVALNGDGCGICSEAEAELIEVSHRLNCSREQARGSRRCGPGPLLPMSAPVLLQHYPLYRRSDANCSGEDAAPPEERDIPFKENYDVLSREASQKLLWWLQPRLVLSGHTHSACEVHHGGRVPELSVPSFSWRNRNNPSFIMGSITPTDYALAKCYLPREDVVLVIYCGAVGFLVVLTLSHSGLLASPFLSGLNLLRKRKTG, from the exons ATGGCTATGATCGAATTGGGATTTGGAAGACAGAGTTTTCATCCGTTAAAGAGGAAGAGTTTATTGCTGTTGAAACTCATAGCTGTTGTTTTTGCTGTGCTTctcttttgtgaatttttaatcTATTACTTAGCGATCTTTCAGTGTAATTGGCCTGAAGTGAACACCACAGCCTATGATGGCGAACAGGCCACACGTGAGCCTGTGCTCAGAGCCATGTTTTTGGCTGACACCCATTTGCTTGGGGAATTCCTAGGCCACTGGCTGGACAAATTACGAAG GGAATGGCAGATGGAGAGAGCCTTCCAGACAGCTCTGTGGTTGCTGCAGCCGGAAGTCGTCTTCATCCTGGGGGATGTCTTTGATGAAGGGAAGTGGAGCACCCCTGAG gCCTGGGCGGATGATGTGCAGCGATTTCAGAAAATGTTCAGACACCCGAGTCATGTACAGCTGAAGGTAGTTGCTGGAAACCATGACATTGGCTTCCATTATGA GATGAACACATACAAAGTGGAACGCTTCGAGAAAGTGTTCAGCTCTgaaagactgttttcttggaaaggCATTAA CTTCGTGATGGTCAACAGCGTGGCGCTGAACGGGGACGGCTGTGGCATCTGCTCTGAAGCAGAAGCAGAGCTCATTGAAGTTTCTCACAGACTGAACTGCTCCCGAGAG CAGGCACGTGGCTCCCGCCGGTGTGGACCTGGGCCTCTGCTGCCCATGTCTGCCCCCGTCCTCCTGCAG CATTATCCTCTGTATCGGAGAAGTGATGCTAACTGTTCTGGGGAAGATGCTGCTCCTCCGGAGGAAAGGGACATCCCATTCAAGGAGAACTATGACGTGCTTTCACGGGAGGCATCACAAAAG CTCCTGTGGTGGCTCCAGCCGCGCCTGGTTCTCAGTGGCCACACGCACAGCGCCTGTGAGGTGCACCACGGGGGCCGAGTCCCCGAGCTCAGCGTCCCATCTTTCAGTTGGAGGAACAGAAACAACCCCAGTTTCATCATG gGCAGCATCACGCCCACAGACTACGCCCTCGCCAAGTGCTACCTCCCACGTGAGGACGTGGTTTTGGTCATCTACTGCGGAGCGGTAGGCTTCCTTGTGGTCCTCACACTCTCTCACTCGGGGCTTTTAGCCTCACCTTTCCTTTCTGGTTTGAACTTGCTCAGAAAGCGTAAGACAGGATGA
- the MPPE1 gene encoding metallophosphoesterase 1 isoform X2 codes for MAMIELGFGRQSFHPLKRKSLLLLKLIAVVFAVLLFCEFLIYYLAIFQCNWPEVNTTAYDGEQATREPVLRAMFLADTHLLGEFLGHWLDKLRREWQMERAFQTALWLLQPEVVFILGDVFDEGKWSTPEAWADDVQRFQKMFRHPSHVQLKVVAGNHDIGFHYEMNTYKVERFEKVFSSERLFSWKGINFVMVNSVALNGDGCGICSEAEAELIEVSHRLNCSREARGSRRCGPGPLLPMSAPVLLQVSWGRKGSWRTAGSPQFHDSHLSSSLHPAQHYPLYRRSDANCSGEDAAPPEERDIPFKENYDVLSREASQKLLWWLQPRLVLSGHTHSACEVHHGGRVPELSVPSFSWRNRNNPSFIMGSITPTDYALAKCYLPREDVVLVIYCGAREEETRRMQPCAEGRPCETQGEGGCKPREGPLKGPTLPTP; via the exons ATGGCTATGATCGAATTGGGATTTGGAAGACAGAGTTTTCATCCGTTAAAGAGGAAGAGTTTATTGCTGTTGAAACTCATAGCTGTTGTTTTTGCTGTGCTTctcttttgtgaatttttaatcTATTACTTAGCGATCTTTCAGTGTAATTGGCCTGAAGTGAACACCACAGCCTATGATGGCGAACAGGCCACACGTGAGCCTGTGCTCAGAGCCATGTTTTTGGCTGACACCCATTTGCTTGGGGAATTCCTAGGCCACTGGCTGGACAAATTACGAAG GGAATGGCAGATGGAGAGAGCCTTCCAGACAGCTCTGTGGTTGCTGCAGCCGGAAGTCGTCTTCATCCTGGGGGATGTCTTTGATGAAGGGAAGTGGAGCACCCCTGAG gCCTGGGCGGATGATGTGCAGCGATTTCAGAAAATGTTCAGACACCCGAGTCATGTACAGCTGAAGGTAGTTGCTGGAAACCATGACATTGGCTTCCATTATGA GATGAACACATACAAAGTGGAACGCTTCGAGAAAGTGTTCAGCTCTgaaagactgttttcttggaaaggCATTAA CTTCGTGATGGTCAACAGCGTGGCGCTGAACGGGGACGGCTGTGGCATCTGCTCTGAAGCAGAAGCAGAGCTCATTGAAGTTTCTCACAGACTGAACTGCTCCCGAGAG GCACGTGGCTCCCGCCGGTGTGGACCTGGGCCTCTGCTGCCCATGTCTGCCCCCGTCCTCCTGCAGGTGAGCTGGGGGAGGAAGGGGTCATGGCGGACAGCGGGCAGCCCGCAGTTTCACGACAGCCACCTGAGCTCCTCTCTCCACCCCGCACAGCATTATCCTCTGTATCGGAGAAGTGATGCTAACTGTTCTGGGGAAGATGCTGCTCCTCCGGAGGAAAGGGACATCCCATTCAAGGAGAACTATGACGTGCTTTCACGGGAGGCATCACAAAAG CTCCTGTGGTGGCTCCAGCCGCGCCTGGTTCTCAGTGGCCACACGCACAGCGCCTGTGAGGTGCACCACGGGGGCCGAGTCCCCGAGCTCAGCGTCCCATCTTTCAGTTGGAGGAACAGAAACAACCCCAGTTTCATCATG gGCAGCATCACGCCCACAGACTACGCCCTCGCCAAGTGCTACCTCCCACGTGAGGACGTGGTTTTGGTCATCTACTGCGGAGCG
- the MPPE1 gene encoding metallophosphoesterase 1 isoform X7 yields the protein MAMIELGFGRQSFHPLKRKSLLLLKLIAVVFAVLLFCEFLIYYLAIFQCNWPEVNTTAYDGEQATREPVLRAMFLADTHLLGEFLGHWLDKLRREWQMERAFQTALWLLQPEVVFILGDVFDEGKWSTPEAWADDVQRFQKMFRHPSHVQLKVVAGNHDIGFHYEMNTYKVERFEKVFSSERLFSWKGINFVMVNSVALNGDGCGICSEAEAELIEVSHRLNCSREARGSRRCGPGPLLPMSAPVLLQHYPLYRRSDANCSGEDAAPPEERDIPFKENYDVLSREASQKLLWWLQPRLVLSGHTHSACEVHHGGRVPELSVPSFSWRNRNNPSFIMGSITPTDYALAKCYLPREDVVLVIYCGAVGFLVVLTLSHSGLLASPFLSGLNLLRKRKTG from the exons ATGGCTATGATCGAATTGGGATTTGGAAGACAGAGTTTTCATCCGTTAAAGAGGAAGAGTTTATTGCTGTTGAAACTCATAGCTGTTGTTTTTGCTGTGCTTctcttttgtgaatttttaatcTATTACTTAGCGATCTTTCAGTGTAATTGGCCTGAAGTGAACACCACAGCCTATGATGGCGAACAGGCCACACGTGAGCCTGTGCTCAGAGCCATGTTTTTGGCTGACACCCATTTGCTTGGGGAATTCCTAGGCCACTGGCTGGACAAATTACGAAG GGAATGGCAGATGGAGAGAGCCTTCCAGACAGCTCTGTGGTTGCTGCAGCCGGAAGTCGTCTTCATCCTGGGGGATGTCTTTGATGAAGGGAAGTGGAGCACCCCTGAG gCCTGGGCGGATGATGTGCAGCGATTTCAGAAAATGTTCAGACACCCGAGTCATGTACAGCTGAAGGTAGTTGCTGGAAACCATGACATTGGCTTCCATTATGA GATGAACACATACAAAGTGGAACGCTTCGAGAAAGTGTTCAGCTCTgaaagactgttttcttggaaaggCATTAA CTTCGTGATGGTCAACAGCGTGGCGCTGAACGGGGACGGCTGTGGCATCTGCTCTGAAGCAGAAGCAGAGCTCATTGAAGTTTCTCACAGACTGAACTGCTCCCGAGAG GCACGTGGCTCCCGCCGGTGTGGACCTGGGCCTCTGCTGCCCATGTCTGCCCCCGTCCTCCTGCAG CATTATCCTCTGTATCGGAGAAGTGATGCTAACTGTTCTGGGGAAGATGCTGCTCCTCCGGAGGAAAGGGACATCCCATTCAAGGAGAACTATGACGTGCTTTCACGGGAGGCATCACAAAAG CTCCTGTGGTGGCTCCAGCCGCGCCTGGTTCTCAGTGGCCACACGCACAGCGCCTGTGAGGTGCACCACGGGGGCCGAGTCCCCGAGCTCAGCGTCCCATCTTTCAGTTGGAGGAACAGAAACAACCCCAGTTTCATCATG gGCAGCATCACGCCCACAGACTACGCCCTCGCCAAGTGCTACCTCCCACGTGAGGACGTGGTTTTGGTCATCTACTGCGGAGCGGTAGGCTTCCTTGTGGTCCTCACACTCTCTCACTCGGGGCTTTTAGCCTCACCTTTCCTTTCTGGTTTGAACTTGCTCAGAAAGCGTAAGACAGGATGA
- the MPPE1 gene encoding metallophosphoesterase 1 isoform X3, which produces MAMIELGFGRQSFHPLKRKSLLLLKLIAVVFAVLLFCEFLIYYLAIFQCNWPEVNTTAYDGEQATREPVLRAMFLADTHLLGEFLGHWLDKLRREWQMERAFQTALWLLQPEVVFILGDVFDEGKWSTPEAWADDVQRFQKMFRHPSHVQLKVVAGNHDIGFHYEMNTYKVERFEKVFSSERLFSWKGINFVMVNSVALNGDGCGICSEAEAELIEVSHRLNCSREARGSRRCGPGPLLPMSAPVLLQVSWGRKGSWRTAGSPQFHDSHLSSSLHPAQHYPLYRRSDANCSGEDAAPPEERDIPFKENYDVLSREASQKLLWWLQPRLVLSGHTHSACEVHHGGRVPELSVPSFSWRNRNNPSFIMGSITPTDYALAKCYLPREDVVLVIYCGAVGFLVVLTLSHSGLLASPFLSGLNLLRKRKTG; this is translated from the exons ATGGCTATGATCGAATTGGGATTTGGAAGACAGAGTTTTCATCCGTTAAAGAGGAAGAGTTTATTGCTGTTGAAACTCATAGCTGTTGTTTTTGCTGTGCTTctcttttgtgaatttttaatcTATTACTTAGCGATCTTTCAGTGTAATTGGCCTGAAGTGAACACCACAGCCTATGATGGCGAACAGGCCACACGTGAGCCTGTGCTCAGAGCCATGTTTTTGGCTGACACCCATTTGCTTGGGGAATTCCTAGGCCACTGGCTGGACAAATTACGAAG GGAATGGCAGATGGAGAGAGCCTTCCAGACAGCTCTGTGGTTGCTGCAGCCGGAAGTCGTCTTCATCCTGGGGGATGTCTTTGATGAAGGGAAGTGGAGCACCCCTGAG gCCTGGGCGGATGATGTGCAGCGATTTCAGAAAATGTTCAGACACCCGAGTCATGTACAGCTGAAGGTAGTTGCTGGAAACCATGACATTGGCTTCCATTATGA GATGAACACATACAAAGTGGAACGCTTCGAGAAAGTGTTCAGCTCTgaaagactgttttcttggaaaggCATTAA CTTCGTGATGGTCAACAGCGTGGCGCTGAACGGGGACGGCTGTGGCATCTGCTCTGAAGCAGAAGCAGAGCTCATTGAAGTTTCTCACAGACTGAACTGCTCCCGAGAG GCACGTGGCTCCCGCCGGTGTGGACCTGGGCCTCTGCTGCCCATGTCTGCCCCCGTCCTCCTGCAGGTGAGCTGGGGGAGGAAGGGGTCATGGCGGACAGCGGGCAGCCCGCAGTTTCACGACAGCCACCTGAGCTCCTCTCTCCACCCCGCACAGCATTATCCTCTGTATCGGAGAAGTGATGCTAACTGTTCTGGGGAAGATGCTGCTCCTCCGGAGGAAAGGGACATCCCATTCAAGGAGAACTATGACGTGCTTTCACGGGAGGCATCACAAAAG CTCCTGTGGTGGCTCCAGCCGCGCCTGGTTCTCAGTGGCCACACGCACAGCGCCTGTGAGGTGCACCACGGGGGCCGAGTCCCCGAGCTCAGCGTCCCATCTTTCAGTTGGAGGAACAGAAACAACCCCAGTTTCATCATG gGCAGCATCACGCCCACAGACTACGCCCTCGCCAAGTGCTACCTCCCACGTGAGGACGTGGTTTTGGTCATCTACTGCGGAGCGGTAGGCTTCCTTGTGGTCCTCACACTCTCTCACTCGGGGCTTTTAGCCTCACCTTTCCTTTCTGGTTTGAACTTGCTCAGAAAGCGTAAGACAGGATGA